A genomic window from Aestuariirhabdus litorea includes:
- a CDS encoding glycerophosphodiester phosphodiesterase family protein: MINVAFFYGQLLPWQQSWIEYHPMDASGLHCSLGRLRKDNSMYLDRVIGHRGCAGLAPENSEAALRLAASLGVKAVEVDVALTREGMLPIFHDNSLSRCTNGRGSIRDADWNYLAALDNGSWFDRRFAGSRILQLDQLLALTTELGLMLNLELKVHDTEAEALASAVAERMEKRDEKNDNGLVVSSFSHAALEAYHRLQPRHAIGYLFEGIPSDWQSLAESVGAATIHADASRITEADVARVKTQGYPLFLYTLNQRRQFDRWITAGVDGVFTDYPDRFLGREH; this comes from the coding sequence GTGATCAACGTCGCCTTTTTTTATGGCCAACTGCTTCCGTGGCAGCAAAGCTGGATCGAATATCACCCGATGGATGCATCCGGTCTACACTGTAGCCTCGGTAGACTACGCAAGGACAACAGCATGTATCTGGACAGGGTAATAGGCCATCGCGGCTGTGCCGGGCTTGCGCCCGAAAATAGCGAAGCAGCGTTGCGCCTGGCGGCATCGCTGGGGGTGAAGGCCGTTGAGGTTGACGTTGCCTTGACCCGTGAAGGGATGCTACCGATTTTTCATGACAACTCGCTCTCCCGCTGCACCAATGGCCGCGGCAGTATTCGTGATGCTGATTGGAACTACCTTGCTGCACTGGATAATGGGAGCTGGTTTGACCGCCGCTTTGCAGGCAGTAGAATCCTTCAGCTTGATCAGTTGTTGGCGTTGACGACTGAGCTTGGCCTGATGCTTAACCTTGAACTCAAAGTACACGATACAGAAGCCGAGGCGCTCGCTTCAGCCGTGGCCGAACGCATGGAAAAGCGTGACGAAAAAAACGATAACGGTCTTGTGGTATCGAGTTTTTCTCACGCGGCCCTGGAAGCCTACCACCGACTTCAGCCACGGCATGCCATTGGCTATCTCTTTGAAGGGATCCCCTCCGATTGGCAATCGTTGGCGGAGTCCGTTGGTGCGGCCACCATTCACGCCGACGCCAGCCGTATAACGGAAGCTGATGTGGCGAGGGTTAAAACGCAGGGATACCCATTGTTTCTTTACACCCTCAATCAGCGCAGACAGTTTGACCGCTGGATCACTGCGGGAGTGGATGGCGTATTTACCGACTACCCTGACCGTTTTCTTGGACGAGAACATTAA
- a CDS encoding YceD family protein has translation MSGTIKLGELQRLQDYLAESEGAITASLDFYRDDQGFFVIDAKMSAPVVMICQRCLEAVNLNVEGECQLAVVWSEEDAKALPKHYEPVVVGEEELETASLLEEELILALPLVPYHREDECKSRKGYSTGEFADEAEESGKPNPFSVLANLKSDN, from the coding sequence ATGAGCGGCACCATTAAGCTTGGCGAGCTTCAGCGATTGCAGGACTATCTTGCAGAATCCGAGGGCGCCATCACGGCCTCTCTGGACTTTTATCGTGATGATCAGGGTTTCTTTGTCATAGACGCAAAGATGAGCGCGCCGGTTGTGATGATCTGCCAACGCTGTCTCGAAGCGGTCAATCTAAACGTCGAGGGTGAGTGTCAACTGGCGGTCGTCTGGAGTGAAGAGGACGCCAAAGCACTGCCCAAGCATTACGAGCCCGTTGTGGTGGGCGAAGAGGAGTTGGAAACAGCCTCCCTTCTAGAGGAGGAGTTGATTCTGGCTCTGCCTCTGGTTCCCTACCACCGGGAGGATGAATGCAAGTCGCGTAAAGGGTATTCCACCGGTGAATTTGCCGATGAGGCAGAGGAGTCGGGAAAGCCCAACCCCTTTAGCGTGCTTGCCAACCTTAAATCTGACAATTGA
- a CDS encoding HAD family hydrolase, whose product MSKRYQLVIFDWDGTLVDSAARICHCLSLAAEESGLEILATDQYRDIIGLGLPEAFRKLYPEVQDSDTLERMRERYSHHFLSLEASPSAFYERVEEGLESLWRSPVKTAVATGKSRRGLDRVLDKQGWHTSFDVTRCADETQSKPHPQMLLEILEQTGVSPCEAVMVGDTEYDMEMALRAGVDAIAMGYGAHSIDRLTGYNPVLTAHHFDEVMTFLTPSVTT is encoded by the coding sequence ATGAGTAAACGCTATCAACTGGTCATTTTCGATTGGGATGGGACCCTGGTGGATTCCGCCGCCCGCATCTGCCACTGTCTGTCGCTAGCCGCCGAGGAGTCCGGACTGGAGATCCTTGCAACAGACCAATACCGCGACATTATCGGCCTCGGGTTGCCCGAGGCCTTTCGTAAGCTTTATCCCGAGGTCCAGGATAGCGACACCCTGGAGCGGATGCGCGAACGGTACTCGCACCACTTCCTAAGCCTGGAAGCCTCACCCTCCGCTTTTTATGAGCGGGTAGAGGAGGGTCTGGAAAGCCTGTGGCGCTCCCCTGTAAAAACAGCCGTAGCCACCGGCAAGAGTCGCCGGGGCCTGGATCGGGTGCTCGACAAACAGGGATGGCACACCTCCTTTGATGTCACGCGCTGCGCCGACGAAACCCAGTCCAAGCCCCACCCACAAATGCTGCTCGAGATACTGGAGCAAACCGGGGTTTCACCCTGCGAAGCGGTCATGGTGGGCGATACGGAATACGATATGGAGATGGCGCTACGGGCAGGCGTGGATGCCATAGCCATGGGCTACGGCGCTCATAGCATAGACCGGCTGACCGGTTACAACCCGGTCCTGACTGCTCACCACTTTGATGAAGTGATGACCTTTCTTACCCCTTCAGTGACGACCTGA
- a CDS encoding extracellular solute-binding protein produces the protein MNKRVKKGFIGALATTLLVSATMAQAETLRLLTWGGYAPQEVIEAFTKETGIEVEVTKSNNEDMISKLRATGGSGFDLAQPSQDRISSAQADFNIYKPIDLNRIDAAQIIPSMLDATKKSTTYDGQVYGIPHVWGTSGLVVNRKQATMVEDYTDLCDPAIAGRVSYRLKRPTLIGFAYAMGEDPFAAYNDKAAYQQILDKVEKQLVACKGNVKAYWSGGDALMNLVRSNEVVAAMAWDAGGWKLNNEIADVTFVAPKSGALGWIDTFAIPRKSKAEDAAYKWINFVMRPEIAAKITESAGNFTASNGGDEFVTAKLKAQFQESFSKADIDNIKWYPPVPPGLEEMEGKTLDRIKAAQ, from the coding sequence ATGAACAAGCGTGTTAAAAAGGGATTTATAGGCGCACTGGCCACGACACTGCTGGTATCGGCAACCATGGCGCAGGCCGAAACCTTGCGTCTGCTGACCTGGGGTGGATATGCCCCTCAGGAGGTGATTGAGGCCTTTACCAAGGAGACGGGTATCGAGGTCGAAGTCACCAAATCCAACAACGAGGATATGATCTCCAAGCTGCGTGCTACCGGCGGTTCGGGTTTTGATCTGGCACAACCCAGCCAGGACCGTATCAGCAGCGCCCAGGCAGACTTCAATATCTACAAGCCCATCGACCTGAACCGGATCGATGCGGCACAAATTATTCCCTCCATGCTTGATGCCACCAAGAAGAGCACAACCTATGACGGTCAGGTATATGGTATCCCTCATGTTTGGGGAACCAGCGGCCTTGTCGTGAACCGCAAGCAGGCCACAATGGTCGAAGATTACACGGACCTTTGTGACCCTGCCATTGCTGGCCGGGTATCCTATCGACTGAAGCGCCCTACCCTGATCGGCTTTGCCTACGCCATGGGAGAGGATCCCTTTGCGGCCTACAACGATAAAGCGGCCTACCAGCAGATCCTGGATAAGGTTGAGAAACAGCTGGTTGCCTGTAAAGGCAATGTGAAAGCCTACTGGAGCGGCGGTGATGCGTTGATGAACCTGGTGCGTTCCAACGAAGTGGTAGCGGCGATGGCGTGGGACGCTGGTGGCTGGAAACTCAATAACGAGATCGCTGATGTCACCTTCGTGGCCCCCAAGTCCGGTGCGCTGGGGTGGATCGATACCTTCGCCATCCCCCGCAAGAGCAAAGCCGAGGATGCCGCCTACAAGTGGATAAACTTCGTTATGCGGCCAGAGATCGCAGCCAAGATTACTGAATCGGCGGGTAACTTTACTGCCTCCAATGGCGGAGATGAGTTTGTCACTGCCAAGCTCAAAGCCCAGTTCCAGGAGAGTTTCTCCAAGGCGGATATCGACAACATTAAATGGTACCCGCCCGTCCCCCCCGGCCTTGAAGAGATGGAGGGTAAAACCCTGGACCGCATCAAGGCAGCCCAATAG
- the rluC gene encoding 23S rRNA pseudouridine(955/2504/2580) synthase RluC, producing the protein MNNQIQQNRPEGTTSPRVQQHEIDEERAGQRLDNYLLTQLKGVPKTLVYRIIRKGEVRVNKGRVKADYRLKGGDVVRIPPVRISEKSTPKAGQRLIDSVESSIIYEDERILVVNKPSGLAVHGGSGISLGLIETLREARPQQKFLELVHRLDRDTSGCLMVAKKRSALRDLHEQIRTDRVNKTYWALVEGRWASRTSQVNAPLRKNTLQSGERVVRVDPEGKPSLTRFRVLERLRDCTLIEATPVTGRTHQIRVHTLHAGHPIIGDDKYTAKEVNQHFREQGVRRLFLHAAALEFDLPGSGKRQRFTAPLPDELEQSLVTLRHE; encoded by the coding sequence ATGAATAACCAGATACAGCAAAACCGGCCAGAGGGGACGACCTCTCCCCGCGTGCAGCAGCACGAAATCGACGAGGAGCGTGCCGGCCAGCGGCTCGACAACTACCTGTTAACCCAGCTCAAGGGCGTGCCCAAGACGCTGGTCTATCGCATTATTCGCAAAGGTGAGGTCCGTGTTAACAAGGGCCGGGTCAAGGCCGACTACCGCCTGAAAGGGGGTGATGTGGTCCGCATCCCCCCCGTACGCATCAGCGAAAAGAGCACACCCAAGGCCGGCCAGCGCCTGATCGATAGCGTAGAGTCGAGCATCATTTATGAGGATGAGCGCATTCTGGTGGTAAACAAACCCTCCGGTCTTGCGGTCCATGGCGGCAGCGGCATCAGCCTCGGGCTAATCGAAACCCTGCGAGAAGCACGCCCCCAGCAGAAGTTTCTCGAACTGGTGCACCGGCTCGACAGAGACACATCGGGCTGCCTGATGGTTGCCAAAAAACGCAGCGCCCTGCGCGATCTGCATGAACAAATTCGCACGGATCGGGTCAATAAGACCTACTGGGCCCTCGTGGAGGGTCGCTGGGCAAGCCGTACCAGTCAGGTGAATGCCCCTCTGCGCAAGAACACCTTGCAGTCAGGGGAGCGGGTTGTTCGCGTAGACCCTGAGGGAAAACCCTCGCTGACCCGATTTCGGGTACTCGAACGCTTGCGCGATTGCACGCTGATAGAGGCCACCCCGGTCACCGGGCGCACGCACCAGATTAGGGTTCATACACTGCACGCGGGTCATCCGATCATTGGTGATGACAAATACACCGCCAAAGAGGTGAATCAGCACTTCAGGGAGCAGGGAGTTCGGCGCCTTTTTTTGCATGCTGCCGCATTGGAGTTTGATCTTCCCGGCAGTGGAAAGAGACAACGCTTTACGGCCCCGCTGCCGGACGAGCTTGAACAGAGTTTGGTGACCTTACGCCATGAGTAA
- a CDS encoding ABC transporter permease, protein MARPERSLGLFLLMTPLLLWLVLLILIPHLDMLLISLQERVAARQYQLSMSHYLEFFTEPLYINTFIRTALMSLLATGITLLIAFPVAYYIAKMARGRSQHLLFLLCLIPFWVSELVRTYGWMILLRESGIISQGLLWIGITSQPLEMLYNDVAIMIGLVYGSMLFMVVPLVTTLGSLDDSLVEAGYDLGGNHWNVLREVIIPHAAPGITSGCIVVFMLSLGNYLTPVLLGGKSSLWFTEQIYTQFITRFNWEQGAALGILLLLLSSLIVWAGLLLSGQSFRKVMS, encoded by the coding sequence ATGGCCAGACCTGAGCGCTCGCTGGGGTTATTCCTGCTGATGACGCCACTGTTGCTGTGGCTGGTGCTGTTGATCCTTATTCCGCACCTCGACATGTTGCTCATTTCGCTACAGGAACGGGTCGCGGCTCGCCAATATCAGCTAAGCATGAGTCATTATCTGGAGTTTTTTACGGAACCCTTGTACATCAACACCTTCATACGAACTGCTCTCATGAGCCTCCTGGCCACAGGGATTACACTGTTGATCGCCTTTCCCGTGGCCTACTACATAGCGAAAATGGCGAGGGGGCGGAGCCAGCACCTTCTGTTTCTCCTGTGCCTGATCCCTTTCTGGGTCAGTGAGTTGGTGAGAACCTATGGTTGGATGATCCTGCTGCGCGAGTCAGGGATCATCAGCCAGGGGTTACTGTGGATAGGAATCACCTCGCAGCCCCTGGAGATGCTTTACAACGATGTAGCGATCATGATCGGTCTTGTCTATGGGTCGATGCTGTTTATGGTGGTGCCATTGGTGACTACCCTCGGCAGTCTGGATGACAGCCTGGTCGAGGCGGGTTACGATCTGGGAGGAAACCATTGGAACGTGTTACGAGAGGTGATTATCCCTCATGCCGCCCCCGGCATTACCAGCGGCTGCATAGTGGTATTTATGTTGTCTCTGGGTAATTACCTGACCCCGGTGCTGTTGGGTGGCAAGAGTAGCCTATGGTTTACCGAGCAGATCTACACTCAATTTATTACCCGCTTTAACTGGGAGCAGGGAGCGGCGCTGGGCATACTCTTGTTGCTGCTTTCCTCGCTCATCGTCTGGGCCGGACTCTTACTCAGCGGTCAGTCCTTCCGCAAAGTCATGAGCTGA
- the rne gene encoding ribonuclease E, whose translation MKRMLINATQPEELRVALVDGQRLYDLDIESSAREQKKANIYKGKITRVEPSLEAAFVDFGAERHGFLPLKEISREYFQPSAASSKGRPNIKEAIKEGQEIIVQVDKEERGNKGAALTSMVSLAGRYLVLMPNNPRAGGISRRIEGDERTELREALSKLNIPEEMGVIVRTAGLGRSAEELQWDLDYLIQLWTAIESEAANKKAPFLIYQESDVVIRAVRDYLRQDIGEVLIDKPAAYQRAMDFISQVMPQYQNKIKLYEDSIPLFNKFQIERQIETAFQREVKLPSGGSIVIDPTEALVSIDINSARATRGSDIEETALNTNLEAADEIARQLRLRDIGGLVVIDFIDMGPVRNQKEVENRMRDALQMDRARVQVGRISRFGLMEMSRQRLRPSLGETSGVVCPRCNGQGSIRDIESLALSVLRIIEEEALKERTSEVRGQVPVSVATFLLNEKRRVIEQVEARNKVRVVIIPNPNLDTPHFEIQRLRDDHEAVMAGESSYEIDTELESLVEPVAPTRAPQQRAEAAVKNIAPTQPAPTPVPVPVPTKPGLFKSLVKSLAGIFSAEEAETGKQEEPSQKSRSGNSDDRRNRGGRRNERGDSRGEGRGEKGSRRDKGERSSGGNKSRKDGDRKPRQERSRDDDRKPRQERNRDDDRQSANSGSRDGNRQSRGDEGRGRKRRRDQEATDASENSSQLAANPEAGSTDSDGNEGQRQRRPRSAQGRRSNRVSQRDLPKGDEVEGQDNLPSVVVSDQPAAKAEDAAAPSEAEASAKPSRRRSARRGRRNENREPSAENAATEAGTEGAQVESADNSSEPSKSAESAPVERAIEKSASATESPAPGQADKAEPNAEVAQQESPKPVEAETKAAPVTAPVEEPAPTEEPQKPVKPEAPASAAKAEENAKPAQEREEKASVPPAPASEASASEPTSAQEQTSAEEGGKKPSRREARRSAPRKKPAAPKPEAKSPEASDAQPTEAAAEKSPEAKAEAAKPRQPRRTRRPRGRAPNDPRSGSASNEETAPKGEAADQGSDS comes from the coding sequence ATGAAAAGAATGCTGATAAACGCAACCCAGCCTGAGGAGTTGCGTGTAGCGTTGGTTGATGGCCAACGCCTCTATGACCTGGATATTGAATCCAGTGCTCGTGAACAAAAGAAAGCCAATATCTACAAGGGTAAGATTACCCGCGTTGAGCCCAGCCTGGAGGCCGCCTTCGTCGACTTCGGTGCTGAGCGCCACGGCTTTCTCCCACTGAAAGAGATCTCCCGCGAATATTTCCAGCCCTCCGCTGCCAGCAGCAAGGGTCGCCCCAATATCAAAGAGGCGATCAAAGAGGGTCAGGAGATTATCGTTCAGGTGGACAAGGAGGAGCGTGGTAACAAAGGGGCTGCCCTGACCAGTATGGTGAGCCTGGCCGGTCGCTACCTGGTACTGATGCCAAACAATCCCCGTGCCGGTGGCATCTCCCGACGTATCGAAGGCGATGAGCGTACTGAGCTGCGTGAAGCGCTCAGCAAACTCAATATTCCCGAAGAGATGGGCGTAATCGTGCGTACCGCCGGCTTGGGACGAAGCGCTGAAGAGCTGCAATGGGACCTCGATTACCTGATTCAGCTGTGGACTGCGATTGAGTCTGAAGCCGCCAACAAGAAGGCCCCTTTCCTCATCTATCAGGAAAGCGATGTGGTGATCCGCGCTGTTCGGGATTACCTGCGCCAGGACATTGGCGAGGTTCTCATCGATAAGCCGGCGGCTTACCAACGTGCCATGGACTTCATCTCCCAGGTGATGCCCCAGTACCAGAACAAAATCAAACTCTACGAGGACAGCATTCCGCTGTTCAACAAGTTCCAGATCGAGCGCCAGATTGAAACCGCTTTCCAACGGGAGGTTAAGCTTCCCTCCGGCGGCTCCATTGTGATTGATCCAACCGAGGCCCTGGTCTCTATTGATATCAACTCGGCCCGCGCAACCCGTGGAAGCGACATCGAAGAAACCGCTCTCAATACCAACCTGGAAGCGGCCGATGAGATTGCCCGTCAACTTCGCCTGCGTGATATCGGTGGCCTGGTGGTGATCGACTTTATCGACATGGGACCGGTTCGCAACCAGAAAGAAGTTGAGAATCGTATGCGTGATGCGCTGCAGATGGATCGTGCTCGTGTCCAGGTGGGCCGTATCTCCCGCTTTGGCCTGATGGAGATGTCGCGCCAGCGTCTGCGGCCCTCCCTGGGTGAAACCAGTGGCGTTGTCTGCCCCCGCTGTAACGGCCAGGGTAGTATTCGTGATATCGAGTCGCTGGCACTTTCGGTTCTGCGGATTATTGAAGAGGAGGCTCTTAAGGAGCGCACCTCTGAAGTGCGTGGTCAGGTGCCTGTTTCCGTGGCCACTTTCCTGTTGAACGAAAAACGTCGAGTGATTGAGCAGGTTGAGGCGCGTAACAAGGTTCGCGTGGTCATTATCCCGAACCCGAACCTCGATACCCCCCATTTTGAAATCCAGCGCCTGCGTGATGATCACGAAGCGGTTATGGCGGGTGAGTCCAGCTATGAGATCGATACAGAGCTCGAATCGCTTGTCGAGCCTGTTGCTCCCACCCGTGCTCCTCAACAACGCGCTGAGGCGGCGGTAAAGAATATTGCACCTACCCAGCCCGCCCCTACCCCGGTTCCTGTTCCGGTTCCCACTAAGCCGGGACTGTTCAAGTCGCTGGTAAAGTCGTTGGCGGGTATTTTCTCTGCCGAAGAGGCGGAAACCGGCAAGCAGGAAGAACCGTCACAGAAAAGCCGCTCCGGCAATAGTGATGACCGTCGCAACCGTGGTGGCCGTCGCAATGAGCGTGGTGATAGCCGCGGTGAAGGTCGTGGTGAAAAAGGCTCACGTCGAGACAAAGGTGAGCGTAGCTCGGGTGGTAACAAGTCCCGCAAGGACGGCGATCGCAAACCTCGTCAGGAGCGTAGCCGGGATGATGATCGCAAGCCTCGCCAGGAGCGGAACCGGGATGATGATCGTCAGTCTGCAAACAGCGGTTCTCGAGATGGTAACCGTCAATCTCGTGGCGATGAGGGACGCGGTCGCAAGCGTCGTCGTGACCAGGAGGCGACCGATGCTTCAGAGAACAGCAGCCAGCTAGCCGCCAATCCAGAGGCCGGCTCCACGGACTCTGATGGCAATGAAGGCCAGCGCCAGCGTCGTCCACGCTCAGCTCAGGGGCGTCGCAGCAACCGTGTATCGCAACGCGACCTGCCCAAGGGTGATGAGGTTGAAGGGCAGGATAACCTTCCCAGCGTGGTGGTGAGTGATCAACCCGCGGCCAAGGCTGAGGATGCTGCTGCCCCGAGTGAGGCTGAGGCTTCTGCCAAGCCATCCCGGCGCCGCAGCGCACGTCGTGGTCGCCGTAACGAGAATCGTGAGCCTTCTGCTGAAAATGCAGCGACTGAAGCAGGTACCGAAGGTGCCCAGGTTGAGTCTGCTGATAATAGCTCTGAGCCGTCGAAGTCGGCGGAATCAGCTCCGGTAGAGCGCGCCATCGAAAAGTCGGCGTCAGCTACGGAGTCTCCCGCCCCAGGGCAAGCTGATAAGGCTGAGCCTAACGCTGAAGTGGCACAACAAGAGTCACCCAAGCCGGTCGAGGCTGAAACCAAAGCGGCTCCGGTAACGGCGCCGGTAGAAGAGCCCGCGCCCACAGAAGAGCCGCAAAAGCCTGTGAAACCGGAGGCTCCTGCATCGGCTGCAAAGGCAGAGGAGAACGCCAAACCGGCCCAGGAGCGCGAGGAAAAAGCTTCTGTACCCCCTGCTCCCGCTAGTGAGGCTTCGGCTTCCGAGCCGACTTCTGCTCAGGAGCAGACATCCGCTGAAGAGGGCGGAAAAAAGCCCTCTCGCCGTGAGGCCCGCCGAAGTGCGCCCCGCAAGAAGCCGGCAGCGCCCAAACCTGAGGCCAAGTCTCCGGAGGCAAGCGATGCCCAGCCCACTGAGGCTGCGGCTGAGAAGAGTCCTGAAGCGAAAGCCGAAGCGGCCAAGCCTCGTCAGCCACGGCGCACTCGCCGTCCCCGCGGCCGGGCACCGAACGACCCGCGTAGTGGCTCTGCCTCAAATGAGGAGACCGCACCCAAGGGTGAAGCAGCCGATCAGGGCAGCGATAGCTAA
- a CDS encoding ABC transporter ATP-binding protein, translating into MHQSDIPDLECRSLSKRFGDFEAVKNLSFTIEKGSFFSILGPSGCGKTTLLRMLAGFESPDNGDILIRGRSVTQAPPNHRPVNMVFQHLALFPNMNVADNIGYGLRRRNESASTIRAKVAQVLERIELAGSGEKTISQLSGGQKQRVAIARCLVLEPDLLLLDEPLGALDLKLREQMKLELKRVQAQFGTTFVYITHDQSEALVMSDRVAVMNAGEFEQIAPPEELYHRPQTPFVASFVGDTNRLEGVVSASAASHTSIETPVGQLCGVPRELVSGETVSLFIRPEFISVLEPGTSCDNQLEVRVESLIFDGARSQLLVTHPALKETISLAYLQGGERSLAIGQAIRIGWMKKDMLIFPLDGATHGQT; encoded by the coding sequence TTGCATCAATCCGATATCCCCGATCTTGAGTGTCGATCCCTGAGCAAGCGCTTTGGCGACTTTGAAGCGGTTAAGAACCTCTCCTTTACCATCGAAAAAGGCTCCTTTTTTTCAATCCTGGGGCCCTCTGGCTGTGGCAAGACCACATTGCTTCGAATGTTGGCGGGTTTTGAGAGCCCGGACAATGGCGATATCCTCATCCGCGGACGCTCGGTAACCCAGGCCCCCCCCAACCACAGGCCGGTGAATATGGTGTTTCAACACCTGGCGCTTTTCCCCAACATGAACGTCGCAGATAACATCGGCTACGGGCTGCGCCGGCGCAATGAATCGGCATCGACCATTCGTGCGAAAGTTGCTCAGGTGTTGGAGCGTATTGAGCTGGCCGGTTCCGGTGAGAAAACCATCTCCCAGCTGTCGGGTGGGCAAAAGCAGCGGGTTGCCATAGCGCGTTGCCTGGTACTGGAGCCCGATCTGCTGTTGCTGGATGAGCCCCTGGGTGCGCTGGACCTCAAGTTAAGGGAGCAGATGAAGCTTGAGCTGAAACGGGTGCAGGCTCAGTTCGGCACCACCTTTGTCTATATCACCCACGACCAGTCTGAGGCACTGGTAATGTCGGACCGGGTTGCGGTGATGAATGCTGGCGAGTTCGAACAGATTGCGCCACCGGAAGAGCTCTATCACCGGCCTCAAACCCCTTTTGTAGCCTCCTTTGTTGGTGATACAAACCGGCTGGAGGGCGTCGTTTCCGCCTCTGCAGCCAGCCACACCTCGATTGAAACGCCGGTTGGCCAACTCTGTGGTGTCCCCCGTGAGCTTGTTTCGGGCGAGACCGTAAGCCTCTTTATACGCCCCGAGTTTATCTCGGTGCTGGAGCCTGGTACCTCCTGTGACAACCAGCTGGAGGTGCGTGTTGAAAGCCTGATCTTTGATGGCGCCCGAAGCCAGCTGCTGGTTACCCATCCGGCCTTAAAAGAGACTATCAGCCTAGCCTATCTTCAGGGCGGAGAGCGTTCGCTGGCAATAGGCCAGGCAATCCGTATCGGCTGGATGAAGAAAGACATGCTCATCTTTCCATTAGATGGAGCTACCCATGGCCAGACCTGA
- a CDS encoding Maf family protein — protein sequence MNSSPPRLLLASSSRYRRMLLDQLGLVYDWEAPGIDETPALGEHPETLALRLAREKALCLRDRYPNHLLIASDQVAVLGDQLLGKPGSRERAVEQLRICSGRRVDFLTSLCVFNSTSGVERLSVSRYAVQFRVLSPTQIERYIDREQPFDCAGSFKVEGLGAALFSAQYGEDPSSLIGLPLIALCDALYAEGVDPLLGQSS from the coding sequence ATGAACAGCTCCCCCCCCAGATTATTGCTTGCTTCCAGCTCTCGCTATCGGCGGATGCTGCTTGACCAGTTGGGTCTTGTATATGACTGGGAGGCACCGGGCATCGATGAAACCCCGGCCCTGGGCGAGCACCCGGAGACGCTGGCGTTGCGGTTGGCCCGGGAGAAGGCGCTTTGTCTGCGCGACCGCTACCCGAACCACCTGTTAATTGCCTCAGACCAGGTGGCGGTGCTGGGTGATCAGCTGCTTGGTAAGCCGGGGTCGCGGGAGCGGGCGGTTGAGCAGCTGAGGATTTGCAGTGGTCGCAGGGTCGATTTTTTGACCAGCCTTTGTGTGTTCAACAGCACGAGCGGAGTGGAGAGGCTTTCTGTTAGCCGCTATGCCGTTCAGTTCAGGGTGTTGAGCCCGACCCAGATTGAGCGCTACATCGACCGTGAGCAGCCGTTCGACTGCGCAGGCAGCTTCAAGGTTGAAGGGCTGGGCGCCGCCCTGTTCAGTGCCCAGTATGGGGAGGATCCCTCCAGCTTGATCGGTCTTCCCCTGATTGCCCTTTGTGATGCACTCTATGCCGAAGGGGTAGACCCGCTGCTTGGGCAGTCGAGCTAA
- the sppA gene encoding signal peptide peptidase SppA, with protein MTQDNWKEESPRHDAAASEGQLADTQHRVLDNLVNSVVAEQRRSRRWGIFFKLLTFAYLFFLGYLFLASDRLQISGSADSLSHTALIDVQGVIADNEPASADNIVSALREAFEDNGTKGVILRINSPGGSPVQSGYIYDEINRLRSLHKEIPVYAVISDIGASGAYYIAAAADQIYADKASLVGSIGVVSAGFGFVDLLEKLGVDRRIYTSGEHKGFLDPFQPQNQDEVAFWQSVLDTTHRQFIDSVKKGRGDRLKQDPALFSGLVWSGEQALDMGLIDGLGSSSFVARELIGEEEILDFTREESPLERFAKRIGAGAVEALALRLGTEGSPLR; from the coding sequence ATGACACAGGATAACTGGAAAGAAGAGAGTCCCCGGCACGACGCAGCGGCGAGTGAGGGGCAGCTGGCCGATACCCAGCACAGAGTCCTCGACAATCTCGTTAACTCGGTAGTTGCGGAGCAGCGCCGCAGTCGACGCTGGGGGATCTTCTTCAAACTCCTCACCTTCGCCTACCTGTTTTTCCTGGGCTACCTCTTTCTGGCTTCCGACCGCCTGCAGATCAGCGGCAGCGCTGACTCCCTCAGTCACACCGCCCTGATCGATGTGCAGGGGGTGATCGCCGACAACGAACCCGCCAGTGCCGACAACATCGTATCGGCGTTGCGAGAGGCGTTCGAGGACAACGGCACTAAGGGCGTCATACTGCGAATCAATAGCCCTGGGGGAAGCCCGGTTCAGTCCGGCTACATCTACGACGAGATCAATCGCCTGCGTAGCCTTCATAAGGAGATCCCGGTGTATGCGGTGATCAGCGATATAGGGGCTTCCGGTGCTTATTACATAGCTGCCGCCGCTGACCAGATCTATGCCGATAAGGCGAGCCTGGTCGGCTCCATCGGCGTAGTCTCAGCCGGGTTCGGTTTTGTCGATCTGCTTGAAAAACTCGGGGTAGATCGGCGCATCTATACCTCTGGAGAACACAAAGGCTTTCTCGACCCCTTCCAGCCACAGAACCAGGACGAGGTAGCATTCTGGCAAAGTGTTCTCGACACCACCCACCGACAGTTTATCGATAGCGTTAAAAAGGGCAGGGGGGATCGCCTCAAGCAAGACCCCGCCCTCTTCTCCGGATTGGTGTGGTCCGGTGAACAAGCTCTCGATATGGGGCTGATCGATGGGCTGGGAAGTAGCAGCTTTGTGGCACGGGAACTGATCGGCGAAGAGGAGATCCTGGACTTCACTCGAGAAGAGTCGCCTCTTGAGCGCTTCGCCAAACGTATTGGAGCCGGCGCCGTTGAAGCGCTGGCCCTGCGCCTGGGAACAGAGGGCTCACCGCTTCGATAA